A region of uncultured Carboxylicivirga sp. DNA encodes the following proteins:
- a CDS encoding response regulator translates to MILLNKILSLFVFDREEKADIEEQTPIMMRNLIYFILFMVVFVDGIFTLLTDQTFYAIPLLIFSLIFGFHFLYLGRKAHSIGIRNSFAFFAILIFLYLIVFGGSTGLSIIWIVLFPTFIFSLIGKNKGTIISLIFFLIVVGYLFGLSGILPLVHKYSLPQKIMYSGVMFAMIIVGYAVHHSFSEIILNKELRMLNSQNFNKTQEELISKLSHQIRTPLSNITGIIDILEKTNLSDDQRDYINTIHASSNNLVNVVNSMVAATTTNFSQIPDEEISFNLYSTINNTIKLFQDENDKKQFDISLSADIPNNVIGNSIKIKQIFLNLLNSILKYNKSENKQVTIEVTRKETLPNKLVLKFRIVSNTIVPLPKEELKEEAFYSREIIRLNTNKYINLLELGITQKIIEMDGNQLDIYPGSVNTAFEFTASFKENLKSQSINSIIEPTKQNGNYFKPKVDMADANILLVEDNFSNQQIIILYIKNEVQKIEVAFNGKEALDKFGKAKYDLILMDVQMPIMDGFKATQKIREIEKSTGTHTPIIAVTANAFPEDKEKCMAVGMDDYISKPFQPEDLIKKIKQHLSS, encoded by the coding sequence ATGATATTATTAAATAAAATACTTTCGTTATTTGTTTTCGACAGAGAGGAAAAAGCTGACATAGAAGAACAAACCCCAATCATGATGCGAAATTTGATTTATTTCATTCTTTTCATGGTTGTTTTTGTTGATGGGATTTTCACTTTACTAACAGATCAGACCTTTTATGCAATACCACTGCTGATCTTTAGTCTTATTTTTGGATTTCATTTTCTATATCTGGGTCGTAAAGCCCATTCAATTGGAATTAGAAACTCATTTGCTTTTTTTGCCATTCTCATTTTTCTTTATCTGATAGTATTTGGCGGAAGCACTGGTTTGAGTATTATATGGATTGTTCTCTTCCCAACATTTATATTCTCACTTATAGGAAAGAATAAAGGCACCATCATTTCACTCATATTTTTTCTTATTGTAGTTGGCTATCTTTTTGGTCTAAGCGGTATTTTACCTTTGGTTCATAAGTATTCATTACCTCAAAAAATAATGTATTCAGGGGTAATGTTTGCCATGATCATTGTTGGATATGCTGTTCATCATTCGTTTTCTGAGATTATTTTAAACAAAGAATTAAGAATGTTGAATTCTCAGAATTTCAATAAAACACAGGAAGAACTGATTTCAAAACTATCGCATCAGATTCGAACACCCCTTAGTAATATAACCGGGATCATTGACATACTTGAAAAAACTAACCTGAGTGATGATCAAAGAGATTATATAAATACAATTCATGCTTCATCAAACAATCTGGTAAATGTGGTTAACAGCATGGTTGCTGCCACAACCACCAATTTCAGTCAGATACCTGATGAAGAGATAAGTTTTAATTTATACTCAACCATCAACAATACAATCAAACTCTTCCAGGACGAAAACGACAAAAAGCAGTTTGACATTTCATTATCGGCAGACATTCCGAATAATGTTATCGGTAACAGTATAAAAATCAAACAGATTTTCCTTAATCTTCTGAATAGCATTCTTAAATACAACAAATCAGAAAATAAACAGGTTACCATTGAAGTTACCCGTAAAGAAACCTTACCCAACAAACTGGTTCTTAAATTCAGAATCGTTAGCAATACTATTGTTCCACTGCCAAAAGAAGAATTGAAGGAGGAGGCTTTTTACTCCAGAGAAATTATTAGACTAAACACCAATAAATACATCAATCTTTTGGAATTAGGTATCACCCAAAAGATTATTGAGATGGATGGTAACCAACTCGATATTTACCCTGGATCGGTTAATACAGCATTTGAATTTACGGCTTCTTTTAAAGAAAATTTGAAGAGTCAATCCATTAATTCGATTATTGAACCTACCAAGCAAAATGGCAACTACTTTAAGCCAAAAGTTGATATGGCAGATGCCAATATTTTATTGGTAGAAGATAACTTCTCAAACCAGCAAATCATCATTCTGTATATCAAGAACGAGGTGCAGAAAATTGAAGTTGCCTTTAATGGAAAAGAAGCATTGGATAAGTTTGGTAAAGCTAAATACGATCTTATTCTGATGGATGTTCAAATGCCAATTATGGATGGTTTCAAAGCCACTCAGAAAATTCGTGAAATTGAAAAGAGTACCGGAACACATACTCCTATTATTGCTGTAACCGCTAATGCATTCCCTGAAGACAAAGAAAAATGTATGGCTGTAGGAATGGATGATTATATCAGTAAGCCTTTTCAACCGGAAGATCTTATTAAAAAAATCAAACAGCATTTAAGCTCGTAA